Proteins encoded in a region of the Streptomyces liliiviolaceus genome:
- a CDS encoding LacI family DNA-binding transcriptional regulator, whose amino-acid sequence MSTSTEEPGTPDRAGRRPTIKAVAAAAGVSTAAVSQAFNDKGRLSSTTRRRILDTALELGWSPSAPAAALRSARTRTLALVVRRPTDVLGADPHFSELITGIEGELAPRGYGLLLHLVAGAQEENVLYERLAAEGRVDGAVLTDARAVDPRPALLARLGLPAVLLGAPDRAAAVPSVGLGQQGAGVEEVVAHLLELGHRRIAYVAGPEELQHTRLRHGAFDAALRAAGVRPVAVLHTDFSEVSAVAATVALLDTADRPTAIVYANDSMAVCGMGAAQRAGLRVPRDLSVVGYDNLPLGRWLHPRLTTVDQQVQRVGAAAARVLLARCGEDVEAERLDDRPRLVVRESTGPAPRRPAS is encoded by the coding sequence GTGAGCACGTCCACCGAAGAGCCCGGCACGCCGGACAGGGCAGGACGGCGTCCCACCATCAAGGCCGTCGCGGCGGCAGCCGGCGTGTCCACCGCGGCTGTCTCCCAGGCCTTCAACGACAAGGGGCGGCTGTCCTCGACGACCCGCCGCCGCATCCTGGACACCGCGCTGGAGCTGGGCTGGTCGCCGAGCGCGCCCGCCGCGGCCCTGCGCAGCGCCCGCACCCGGACGCTCGCCCTGGTCGTCCGGCGCCCCACCGACGTCCTCGGCGCGGACCCCCACTTCAGCGAACTGATCACCGGTATAGAGGGCGAACTCGCCCCGCGCGGTTACGGGTTGCTGCTGCACCTGGTCGCCGGCGCGCAGGAGGAGAACGTCCTCTACGAACGGCTGGCCGCCGAGGGCCGGGTGGACGGTGCGGTGCTCACGGACGCGCGTGCCGTCGACCCCCGCCCCGCGCTGCTGGCCCGCCTCGGCCTGCCCGCGGTGCTGCTCGGCGCTCCCGACCGCGCGGCGGCGGTGCCGAGCGTCGGCCTCGGTCAGCAGGGCGCCGGCGTCGAAGAAGTCGTCGCCCATCTGCTGGAACTCGGCCACCGGCGCATCGCCTATGTGGCGGGTCCCGAGGAGTTGCAGCACACCAGACTGCGGCACGGCGCCTTCGACGCGGCCCTGCGCGCGGCGGGGGTACGGCCGGTCGCCGTGCTGCACACGGACTTCTCGGAGGTGTCGGCCGTCGCCGCGACGGTCGCGCTGCTCGACACCGCCGACCGCCCCACTGCCATCGTCTATGCCAACGACTCCATGGCTGTGTGCGGCATGGGCGCCGCGCAGCGCGCGGGGCTGCGCGTCCCTCGCGATCTCTCGGTCGTCGGCTACGACAACCTGCCGCTCGGCCGTTGGCTCCATCCGCGGCTGACCACCGTCGACCAGCAGGTGCAGCGGGTCGGCGCGGCTGCCGCGCGGGTCCTGCTCGCCCGGTGCGGCGAGGACGTCGAGGCCGAGCGGCTCGACGACCGGCCCCGCCTGGTCGTCCGGGAGTCCACCGGCCCGGCTCCCCGAAGACCCGCCTCCTGA